The Theobroma cacao cultivar B97-61/B2 chromosome 2, Criollo_cocoa_genome_V2, whole genome shotgun sequence genome includes the window CTAGCCTTTGTTTTCATGCTAACTCGCTACGTCAGCCTTTATAAGCATATGCATATATCTTGCATATATgtttatcaagaaaaaaaaaatagtatagTAAATTTCTAAAGCACAAAAAAAGagtacatcaaatataaaggCTAATTAAAGCACAAAATATGTGCCTTCCTATATATGAGAAAGATAGCCAAtcagaaaattttgaaacaagcAATGAGCTTTACCTCATAATAGTCATGCAAACCAAGACCTTCAACATCAACAGGATGCATAAAAGGATGTGCCCATTTGTGCTGAGTGATCTAACAATTGACAAagtgaatttgaaattaacGAGTAATTATGAACCGGTTGGCACTGTTTTGCACCTTAAAGTATTGATgccattagttttcaacaaaaatggtttaattttgAGGCAAGACCACATTAAATTTTAAGCAATTAGAGGAATAGGAGAGGGAGGATATACAACATTTATAATGATTTAGTagcaataaaatatatataaaaacaatCTTAACAATGATAATGATGGGGATGGTGGTTTTTGTTGTGGTGTGAAacccttaatttttttattataaatttaaaaatctaagTGCATTCTGTCTTGTTTACCTGCAACTCAAAGCACAGCTCCACCTAGGAGAAATTGGAGAGAGAGATAATTGCTAAAGTATAGAGTTTAGTATGAGGACAaattttgtgtgtgtgtatgaTGATAACTATTCAAATAACCCTACATATGAAGTAGAGGCAATGATTTTTCCCCtaaaagcacaaaatttattaagaaaagagagaatgaagagagaaaaatgcGGAAGAATCAAGCTCTAGCATACTCTACCAACTTAAAGGGCAAAACTTCCTAGAAAAATGTCATGTGATCCATCTGTGATAGAAGTTTATATACCAGCTAAATAAGATTTCAGCACCTATAATTCAAATGTGACAGATCCCTGATTAGAACATCTCAAGACAACATCTGCTAAcaatctttgaaaattttcaaataacaaGCTAGCTTTCTTTGCCTTTATCTAGGTAAGCATTGATAAACcttattaagaaaaactaaataaatatttcaCATGAACGGAATTGAAAACTAGGAGAATGAGACTTAGAGGAAGACGTAGGTTTTCAAATTAGAAGGTGGAGACTGACCACACGATCAATAACtccaaagaaaattcaaattattcaTGCTTACCTGACGTAAAATTGTGGCAAATTGACGCATAAGATCCTGCATTCTCTTCACAGCAGCTGCCTCTCTATGTGATGCTTCTTGCTGCTGCTTCTCAATGTTGGTAAGCTGTTTTTCCTTGACTTTGTCCTTAAAAACAGAACTATATTTGGTAGCAGTCAGCTGCGTGTTGTCTGTAGTCATGTAGAACTGTTCAACATCATTGACTCTTTGCTCAAGCTGCAACTTGAATATAGTTTTGATCAATAACATAAAGAAGCAAATGTATGCAGAAGCCGCAAAATGCAGGAAGACTCAATGGGAACAAATGAGCAGCCACATTAGCAGAGAGGAATGGATACATACCAAATTATCATCcaaatcttatattttaatgcaaATCAGATACTAGCTCCCAGTTTTCGAAGTTGACATTAACTTACATTTGATTACTGGATTTAAAAATGTAAGCAACTAAAtggcaataataataataataataataataatacacCGTGTGCAATTGTATAGGATCCCTGTAGTGgggtttttataatttttggaattttgtgCTAGTTAGTGCAGCTTCATCTTTGGTGCTTCTTATGTAGATAGAAGCATGCAGTAGCAATCCTTGAAAGACCAAGCAGCGGAATGAACTCTAAAAGACTTGTGATTGAGTCGTTGTTATAAGATAACCGAGGTTACGCGGATCTTGAATAAAGGACCCAGCCAAGAGATGAGCATAAATTAgagaattttgagaaaagaaaccTTGTGAGCAAAGTAGGCATGGGTTTGTTACTTGTTTTCACTTTGAATTAGGAAACAGTCACCTGATTGACAGTGGTGGAAATTTCATCAACGCATCGCCCCAAATCCTCCACTTGTGATTCTGAACGAACACCCTGAGCCTTTACTGCTTCCATCTGGGATTCCACTTGGCATGAATTGCTGGCATTAATGTATAAATTGCAAACAGAAAAACTTTAGTCAACGGCAAATTAAGAAGACAAGGAGCAAAATTACATCGTAATTGAGCCAGATTTTCCATGGATGTTAAGTAAACATTCTtttatagagagagagagagaggaggtaAAGACCAAACCTNATGTTAAGTAAACAATCTTtattagagagagagagagagagggtaAAGACCAAACCTTTAAAAATTTGCGAGAATAGTTTGTTAGCGTACCCGCGGTTACAGAGGCACAAACTGATGAGAGACATCAAGTTGTGGGCAGAGGCGCAAAAGTTGGATTGAGTAGGACAAGGAAGGAAGGAAGGAAGGGAAACCCCGTTGCTTCCATCTTGGGCTTTAGTTTGCAATTTAGCCCATTGGACTTTTATTTTGGACCGCACTTGGTTTTACtattttcacttgttttctcAATGAAAGGAGCCAAACTTGGATAAGGTAATTTATATATAGGTATTTGTTCATTcaaattttccaataaaatttatttataaccAACCCCCTATCTTATCTAGactaattttatctttaaggCTTTATATCTGGTAGACAGAGTATTGAAACCAATAGCAAAAGTGAAGAAACACATAACTCATAACAAATGGTAAGAGATATTCCTAATATAATTGAATGAGTCGGTGGGCTTAATTAATGTGGTAACATAGATTTATGCAAtcattttttccccttttttacAATCGATATTAACAAAAGAAACTAGCAtatcaaatacaaatatataattCCTGCCCCAATCACCTGCCATACTATACCCTGtaattccaaaattaaaaaacaattaaatacTGTTACACACGACACATGAGAGCTAGCTTCACTTGAAACAATTCCAGAGAAATTTCAAGGAAATCATTTCAAAGAATATCCAATCGATGTTGTTTATGTATATTATATAAAGCTGTAACACCAGTGTTTAATTTACTGCCGTCTGGGCCTTGGGTGGTTTACTTTGCTTCCTCGACCTTGGCAGGCTCCGCCACTTTAGCTTTTTCTTCAACCACGACAacctcttctttcttctcttcttccaCTGCTATCTCCTTCGCTTTGCTGCTCGTTTCTTCCTGAGCTGCTGGCTCTTGTACAACAATCAAGGTTGAGACTTTCTCCAAGAGAAACAACACTGGTCCTGGTACCAAGGCTGCCCCATTCTTTGACGATGCTTCACACACTGCTTTCGATCCCGGAAACTCTGTCAAGTTAACCAACAACATAgtacattttcatttttcctttaactTGGGTCAGAAATTATAACTACTACTACTACCACTACTATTactaagattttatttatgagaataattattaattaccGATTTTGGTGAGCTCTTCAAGGAACTTGTTAACATCAGCGGAGTGCTTCTTTAACCCGGCCTCTTTGGGGTCCTTAACTATGGTCTGTTGGGAAAACAAACCTCAAAATTATATAGTAAAAGACCAATAAAAATGAGACAGGGTatccaaaataattaataattaatcatagaGAAGCTGCCCACCTTAATTTCAGCAGGTGAAGCTTCGTATATTTCAACTATTTTCGGTTGAAGCACAGCCCTTTTGTCTTCAAATTCCTGACTGATCTCCTCCTAAAAAGAAATATGACAGTGGCTACAAGTTCAAAAACCCTTTTTCTGGAAAtgcaaaatgaaataaatagaGATAGTAGTAGGACTAGGAGTGAGTAATTGTACTTTATGTGAAGTAGCAATTCAAAACCTTGGAATCATCAAAGGACTTGCAAGCCTCGACAGCAACCTTCTTCGAACCGTTTTTCTCAAAAACCTTTTCGATCTTCGGAAGAACCTTAGATTTCCAATACCCCATGTGTCTTATATACAACTGGTCAACTACTTGAAAGTCCCTGAAACAAATctaacaaaaacaaagaacgCAAAATTCcatgttatttatatatatatatatatatatttcaaagtaagaaaaaagcatatatatatatatatatatatataaataattaatactaACTAAAAATGACAGAAAGGATCAGGTAAGTAATTAGTACCCTAGCTAGTCTGCGACAGGACAGGCAGCATGCAGCAAGCTAGTTAAGGTATTaggaagaagaaacaaattaaatatacaTACGAGTACTAGTATCAAAACTGggttgattttcttgttctaATTTTGCTCAAAACTAGGATAAGAGTTTAAAAGTTTTCAAGACCCAACTCGTGGACCTCACCTGAATGCGAGCACAAGTGTCCCGAATTAACGAGTGGAGCTTAGCAATTGGCAAATTGGCGCATCATTGGCTTATTCATATGGAGGGACTTGGCAACTGAATTACCAAACGCACCACCAGGTTCCTTGGGGCATGCAGGGCTAGGACCGTCCAACAAGGAAAAAACCTGTGAGAGAGGGAGGTGACAGCTGGCAGTCACCTCAATCGGAGGTGGCAAATATCACAAGTAGGGCCTCCCTCGCCAGTAGGAATGTTGAGTTGATGTTGGATTGGATTAATGTTGAATGATCTGATCTGTATATGTGAAGCTTTCTCACGTGGCTTCGCTGGCGCCGCTAACCATCTTCCTACTTACTTACTACTCTACTCTCTAATAACGCCGTCTGTCAGATGATCTTCTCTCCAtcctttaattaattttaccATCAAACAAAACTCATGACTATAAACTTTGGTCCACTTCAGAAGAATGTATTCTCATTTTTCACTTACATTCTAcactacatatatatatataactgaacatatttaaattattatgaaaaGTCCGTTGGCTTGGCTTTGTATTATTGCAAGATTCTCAATCTCCAGGGCCATGCTGTTGGCAGTTAGCTGTTACAATAAGGACAAAAAATGATGTTTGGTTCGTGATATATTCCAACttgctttatatatatatatatatatatatatatatatatgtattcaCATTCACTTGCTACTTCGGTTACAAGTTAGAAGAGAAGACTATTATCTAAAGAATATGAGAGAGGGGTTTTGTCTTGATAATTATATCATTGACACAAGAATCAGAAAATGATATTGCTAGCTTGCATGCACATGGGATGCCTCACCATAATTTCTGTCTGGGCAAAAGCAAAGAGTAGGAGacaagcttgacacatggatTACTTGATGGTGGGGCTTCCTTCTTAATCAAGGACTCATAAATTTGTTTTGCTTTGGGGGGTAccaattggaagagaattttgGGTAGCTAGGGAATTGGCATTATACTGGATGAGAATTAATGTCACTCTCATCTCCTAAGTCTTAAACCAACCACACACATGTTTTTGCCTACTTATATATTTAACAACAAACCTATTACCTATTACCTAGGCTATACCCCatgaataatatttttgagtTAATTTGTtgataattttgatattatcATATACTAATACTATTAGTTTCCCTAATATATGACTGTAAATGGGGTTCTTGTGataagaagaagagaaagtgttgCAAACAAGTAAGAGATGTGTTGGAGGTGACAAAGAAGAAGATTGGAACAGTTTCTAAAATACCAAATGTTGAGGTAGGTGGAAGAGGATAAGAAAAGGATAAGTGTTCTAAATGAGAATAGGCTAGAGAGAAAAGCATTCGGGTAATTCTGaaagtgaaggaaaaaaagtcCATTTCTTTGAATTGTGAAAGTTCTATATATATAGTGTCAGAAGTAACGGTTAcaagaaaaagttttaatataCGTAATGAATGACATCATTAAGGAGAAATTTAATGTTAGGTAACTGTTATTGAGAGTTAATATTGGGTAACGGTTAAAAACTTATTATGTGACTGTTgaagtaattatatttaatgagACTTATTATCGAGTAGAAGCTGATAGAGAAAAGCTGGACATGAATAAGTACAGGGGAAGAAGCTGTACAAgaataggtacaagagaaGAAGGTGTATGTGAACAGGTATACTAAAATAAGATAGGAGAGTGAAACACTTGTACTtcaagaaaaagttaaaaggaAGACCTCTTAATTACCTCCATATCTGAGTCACCAAGTCAAATTCTCTGAAACATCTCAAGATAAAAGTAACTCATGAACCCTACCACTTATTTCGAGTTACTTTCACTATCATCCAAgtgaaatgattattttattcGAAGTAGTTGTTTCATACGAAGTAGTGCTTTACTTATTCTAGTTGTTCTGTTTTAAGTAGTACTCCACTTATTCTAGTTGTTTTACATAAAGTAACGTTTCACTTGTTCTAATTATTCTGCGTAAAGTAACACTTCACTTGTTGAAATTGTTCTCTGTATAATATTATGTTGTAACATAATTCTCTAAAACAACAGGATTAACCAAAATCAAATATCTACAGTCATCAACCGCCATTATTGTTGGATTTCTTTGGAAAACCTTAATTAGCAGAGCAAAGACAGTGATTATGAGATTCATTTGCAAAAAccgtttgttgatagttggcACTGAGATTTTAATACCATTTGCAAAAAAGCTTGCTGGTAAGGTAGTTGGTATTGCCCGCTGAGAGCTCAGTTTCCCAATCGTAAAGGCCGAAGTTGCTGGGCTGCAAATAGTGATCAGACTGCAACTACTGGACGCTTCCATTGAATGGAAACTCTACTAGGATTTTGGACCAATCATTTGGGCATATAATATGTAGTTTCCATGATATTGATATGTGAAATAGTTGCAATTGCGTTGCGTCCACTGCTTTTTCTGTGTGattaattataacatatattaaGAAACGTAATATGACGTTGTTTAGCGTTTTGAGTACACCACGCCACTGATAAGGACTGAATAATGGACTTGACTCACTTGTTTGTCACTTTGATAATAAACCCCTAATTAATTAGCTGCTCAAGTCTTGATATTTTCCTACGTAACCATTTTGAatttaactcttttttttttgtatttctcttttatttggtTTGAGCACCAAGATTAATCTCCAGACCACTTATGTTTTGTTAAATTACCTACAAGTGCTTTAAACTGTTATACAGGCAAATGACCTTCAAACCTGAATTCGCACTCTAGGTAGATGCCCCACTAACATCTGTAATCAAGCTTACTCTTCTCACCAGATAAGAAAAAGTGTTAGGGAGGAAGAAATTCCTTGTTTAATGCACATTAACccccaaaaaagaagaaactagTGAAGCCTAAATCTGCAGTGCAGATGGTACCCAACTTTCAACCCTTAGCTTTTCTGTCTGCAATCTAACAATCATGCAAGCAGAGCCGATAATGCATATTTTCACATTTGGCTCATACTTCTAATGAAATTTCACATTAATCCATGGCATAATTAGGAGCCACAGCTAAAATCCTGCTGTCTCTAGCTGATCGTGCTGCACCTTCACCCTCTTCTTGCCTACCATCATCTATCACAATCAAGTAGCCTTCCCTCCTAATCAATCTCTGCATTACACCAAATTATGAGATGCATACAATCACCATATTTTGTTGAAACAGAGCAATCCAAGGTAATTAAACTAAGATAAAACATACTACCTAGTTTTACCTCAATAAGTGATCTAATTCGCTTAATTTCTACTTCTACTTCTGCAGTGGAACTGTAGTTGTTTTTCTCATTCTGCTGATTCACATACCACTGGATTAAATCACCCTGACTCATTCCTGCCAGCCCACTGtctgcaaaaaataaaattgccTCAAATTCAAGATAACGGATCTCATAACCTATTCATTTTGCATGGATGGAAAGGGAGGGTAGTTTAGCAAACATTATAGGGTACATCTTTAGAGCGTCTTGTTCAAAGAAGCAAATTTCAGGCTAAGCTgatagaaaaatttttaacacaTTCAGTAAGACACTCAAGCTGCTGATTATGAAAACATTAAAGATCTTACCTTGTTGCTTGACGGTTTCTTCATGCTGTCTAAGTC containing:
- the LOC18606977 gene encoding plasma membrane-associated cation-binding protein 1, producing MGYWKSKVLPKIEKVFEKNGSKKVAVEACKSFDDSKEEISQEFEDKRAVLQPKIVEIYEASPAEIKTIVKDPKEAGLKKHSADVNKFLEELTKIEFPGSKAVCEASSKNGAALVPGPVLFLLEKVSTLIVVQEPAAQEETSSKAKEIAVEEEKKEEVVVVEEKAKVAEPAKVEEAK